The Oryza sativa Japonica Group chromosome 11, ASM3414082v1 DNA window CCTTcccacttctcctcctcctctttctcacttctccttctcctcctcctcctcctctcctctcaaccctctcctccccctcattctctcccccctcccctcccctccggctcccctccggcggcgggaggcggccaggcggcggcggtggcctcccCTTCGTCGGatccgggaggggaggcggccgggtggcggtggcagagggcggcggccgtcgcATGCGGAGGGCCGCCccaagcagcggcggcggaggctagcgcggcggcggcggcggaggccagcGCGGAGGGCTGGCCGcaaggcggcgggcggtggtggccgggcgcaaggcggtgggtggcggccgggcggcggtgaCCCGCGCGGCAGTCAGGCgcaaggcggccggcggcccacggccgggcggcggcgactgcgaaTTTTTTTGAATGATTTGTATATTTTGGTGGAGCATTTTGTTGGTTGATTtagggatgattttgtgattaaTTTGTGGATTGTGATTgatttgtggattgtggatgTGGATGTATTGGGGATGTATTTTGTTATgcttgatgtatttttttttttgagattttgtgatgtatttgagtatttgagatgatcgattgtggatttggaggcaatttgaggatgattgatttgggattttggggatgggatggggtgaaatcaatatatattaaaaacaatgaagaaaagaaaataataaagagcaaccggatctagtctttttagtcccggttggtaagatagataatctttagtcccggttggtaacaccaaccgggactaaaaatggatttttactcccggtttttttacccgggactaaagataacgatctttagtcccggattcgtagtcccggttggaaaaccaggACTACatgggggttacgaaccgggagtaaaaacccCTTATCCACCAGTGCATACTAGCTAGTACATAGATACAATGTAATCACACGATGCAAGTAGAGAGAAAATTAAAAGGTAGCCCGTTCACATTGGCAGATACCTATTTATGTGTGGATGCatttttattgaattattttttactCTATTCTAAATATAATTTTCTGAACTAAAATTACTCGAAATCACGCAGTTTTAAATCTATGAGAAAATATAGTGTCGCACTAATAGAGTTGTTTCTACGAAACTATATATCATTTGTGTtgtatttgtttattttttagaatatttaggATATCTTATTTTTGGAGTTTCTAACTTTAAGTAACATCTTTTTCTTATATACTGTATACATATGTCtttctatattttaggatatattGGTTGGtgatattttctattaaaaatatgcTTAATAGCACTACTTCATCTAACGAAAGATAAACTTATATTTACTTATAtttcctccatcccataaatctgagtattcaaattttataaaaaaaaacagggaTTTTAGAGCACTACCTATCCCATCCAACTatctcttatttatttttttacccaATCATACTCCAACCACCTTCCCACTCTCAACAGACCTTTAATTTAATAAGGGGTGTTATAGTATTTTCCCTTCCTCCTTAATTTTAGGATccttaaattaatattttttaaacggTCAAGCTATTGCCGACGTTTTATATTTAGAAGAAGACGCATGTCCCATTTTAAGAAGTAAATGAGACCAAATCTTACAGTGCCTAGTTAATTTGGGAAAACTAAGCGAAAACCACAATTACAACACCACACCAACAGCTAACCTAACCTAAGGTACCACGATGGAGCCCGACACAAGACTCTGGCCAAGCTTAACATATAGGTGACACAATAGCCCACACATGTTATCGTTGCCAAGCTTGCCACCCAAGCGACACAGCAGTTTCGACTTCACTACGATGCTACCCCAACTCCAAAAGGAGCAAACATAAACGATATCGATGAAGGACATCAGCCTAAGCTACCAAGGAACCAGTTCCTGCACGCAGCTAGCATCAACAATCCTATAAAAAGATTGGAGTGTGTCACCGTTGCCAAGTTTTGTCGCACCCCTACAACGAAGCAGCTCCGACTCTACCCAGCAGTACACAAATAAGAATGATGAACACCCGCCGTAGAGCAAGGAACAGAACCAAGGCAGCGAAGGCCTCGTCAAACACCCTAGGCTTGTAGGGGATCAGAGGCATTGCAGGAGTCCACCAATGCTATCGTTGCACGCGGAAGGTTCTTGCTGCTACGAGAGGTCAATGCCAGAACGACGCCTCCAAGAAGGGAAACGACACCTAATGGCGTCGTCGTAGTCATGCTGGCCCATGGCCTAGCAAGGCTTTTACCAATGAGTCCCAATCAAAACCCCACACAACCATCATGCACAACAACCATCGTTGGACCACCACCGCTAGCACCCGAGTGACCAAGCGCGAGTCACGCTAGCGTCCTCCTCATGTAGACCACCACTGGCCATGTCCATGCGTCGCTCTGGTCAAAGCCACGCTCATGcttcgccggccgccacctcgcACACCACCGGCTGCTGCCTCACCCTCCTGTTTCGCACCCGTCCTACACGCGGTGCGGCCGCGCTCAAGGACAATGACGAAGCTGGGCCGACACTAGGCcagggcagagagagagagagaaagagagagggagagagagagagagaccggaTCTGGCCAAAGGGACACTGGCCGCACACCGCCTGCACGGCCCCTTCCCCGCCGCCTGTGCCATCCATCACCGCTCCAGCCTACCCTGCGGCACCGTCCTCCCATTGCTTATGTCATCGCCGATGCTGTCGCGCCGTCATCGACTAGTTCCATGCCGGGGCCAGACCTGGAGCCAGATCTGGCGCGACTGTGTCGGATCCgcgtcctccaccaccaccgccatgaAGCCATCACCgtcaatgccgccgccggccacccgtcGCATGCGTCCTCCTCGACGCCACCCGCCGTCCAGCCGCAGCCTCTCCCCTCTCGTCGCAGCCCCTCACCGGATCTGGCCGTGTGACccggccgcgagccgccgccttgctcccaAGCGTCGGCCTTCTCTGCCCACTGCCGAAgtgtcgccgtcgacctctaACTTGAGATCCGCCCGTCTAGATCTGGAGAGGTGGGAGCTGCGAGCCCCGCCGCCGTAGTCCTGATGAGCCTCCAGCTTTGCCGGCACCTCGCTCGAGCAGTGGCGAGGCGAGGGGCGAAATAAAGTGAGTGCGACGTGATAGCTAACTATACGATCGAGTCAACGCTACAAGATCCATTACACCCAAATACTACACATAAACAAGGTGATGTCACGATCCCAAACATGTAAACATGTAGTTACATGTAAACATGTAGTTTCGCCAACACCAAATTCTTAGGTTCCGTTCAAGCTAGCAGAATAGCGAGAATTTTATGTGAAATGAGAAAAactattagcatataattaattaagtattaattaaagTACATATTTATTTGACTTTTTGAAGAaacatatgtatttttttacacaaaacaTACAATTTAACAGTTTGGAAAATATGGTCACAGAGAACGAAAAGGTAGCTCCTTCGAAAACGCAGAAAAGGATGTAGCCTTAGTGCTTATGTCGATTTTTATGATTCTCCACCGTTATCGGTTGCGTGCAAAGCACAAACATTTTTACAGTTTATAGAAACaccaataaatatataattttattaaagtactccctccgttttacaatgcacatttatatttatgacagaatgacttgcattgtaaaacggatgaagtatttttAAGAGTAATctgtatacgtacgtacgtacatacatatTTCTAACTCAAATATATTTTAGTCGTTATTAATAGTGAAAGTTTACAAATAGACCTTGTCCACAACGTATATTATCAACCGGAAGGGAGCAAGTAGGCTAGATAATTAATGTGGATGGATGATGGTAGTAGTCGTCCTTGCTGAGATTCTTCCTTGCAGCATGAGTGCATATATGTGGCTGGCATGGCAGCTCGCTAGTACTTGCTCAGGCTCCGGGCTTGCTCGACGGCCTACACACAAAGTCAGGTTAAGCTATATATGCAAGATACTACTACTATGGATTGCGTAGTACTTCCTCGGTCCTAAAAAATGAAAGCCAACCTATTATTAGACATGACACATCTCGATACAATGAATATGGACATACTAatctatgtccagattcattgtcacatcctaatactagattggtttttttagaCAGAGAGAGTACATGCTATATCCATTTCAGAATACTTGtttttctagattatttagCATGCATTAAGGTTCAAAGAAAAGAACTATAGTACTCTTAATAAATAATGTATAGTTAGATATGGGATGGTGGTTGAGAGTAGAATATATAGgaagaaatttgaattgaaaatgGTATCTTTTAATGCTAGAAAGACAGGTACCGTGGGACACGGAGGAATTACCTGGCACACGCTCTGATACATGGCTTGGTTGATGGCTCCGAGCGACAGGTCATGGAAGCATGCCACGCCGTGGCGGAGCCCTGCGGCGGCTTCCGCGTCGTCTAGCACGCGCAGCAGGTCGCGTTTCACGTTGGACCAGTAAGCGAGGTGCTCGTCGACAAAGTCCAACTCCACGCACTGCGGGCACCTCAAGCTAATTTCCTCTGAACAGCTTGGAGGGACGACCACATGAGCTGGTACGACTTGTTTAGAAGAAAGTACCGGAGGCTGAATCGGAGCTAGATCTTCAGAAGGCAGGACCACCGGACGTGGATTCTGACCAGATTTCGGATAATCAGCTGGTTTTTCATCAGGACGTGGAGAATATTGTTTGATAGGAGTGGGAGCCGGATGAGCCGGAGCTGGATTTGGATCAGCTGAAGAAGGTGTAGTCTTGGTACTGGTAGGCGTGCTGGGCTCACCCTCAACGATCTTCTCCTCCAGTGGCTTTTTCACCTCCTCCACTATTGTCTTCATCGCCGGCGTCGCGAACTCGGCCGGCCACCACCTTGTTGGGCGAGCCCATGGTGTTGGCGCGCTGCATCTCCTGGCTCGACACCCACGAGTTGACATAGGCTGGCCCTTCTCCTTTCTCAACGTGGTCCGCAATCTCTTTCACCTGTTCGTCGATGCGTCGCCTCGTGCCCACATCCAGGTCTGTCCAGGCATCGGAGCGCCTTATCTCGTCCATGTTCcgctgcagcagctgcacggCCACCTTGGTATTCTTCACGCCCTTGTGATCATCTTCTCTACGCTGCTGGAACGTCTTGGGTACCATGTCCAGCAGCTTGAACACCACCACCTGCTCCACGACCTGTGGTGCTGGCCGGAGGTCGGCCTGGTCGACGACCTCTGGCGGCCTCCGGATGGCCAGTTTGTGTTCCTTAATGCGGACTGTCTTCCCGTCCACCGAGTTGGCGTCGCCGTCGGCTGTGAGAATCTCCTGCTGGTTATTGACGGTGGTGGCCGACACCTTGGGCACCTTCAGGTGGACGATGAACTTCTTCACCTCGTCGACGTAGAGTACCGGGATGAGGATCTTGCCGGAGGTTCCGCCGCCGATGACTTGACTCTCATAGCCCCCAGAATCGATGCTCTTGATGAgcaccggctgctgctgctgctgcttatcACTGCTTTTGGGCTTGAGATCGACGCGGAtttcggcggcgacgaccgtgCGGAGGCCTCCTAGGCAGCGGGCGAAGGCCTCTGTGATGTTGTCGAGGTTCTTGCAGACGAAGGAGTAGAGGCCGTAGGAGAGCGCGGAGATCTGTCTCAGTGGCACGGGGTCGTGGGACGCGCTGAAGCCGAACGTGTGCACCGCGTACTTGCGGAGCATGGCGCCAACTTCGGAGTGGTCGACGTCGGTGCTCTTCGCCACCTTCTCCCAATTGATCCTCGAGTATTGGAACTGATCCACTCCGTCGGACAGGAGGAGGATGAATCCCAcgcgcttcttcttctcctccttgcCGCGACCATCCAGGATCTGCGTGCATGCAGGCAACGACACATTGTATATGGCTGTGTTTACAATTTTACATCCAGAGATGAAAAGTTTTGGCATATCACATCATATATATGGACACATACACATTTAaattattaaacgtagtctaataacaaaacaaattacaaattctgtctataaattgcgagatgaatttattaagactaattaatccatcattagcaaatgtttactgtagcaccacattgttaaattatggcgtaattaggcttaaaagattcgtcttgtatTTTAcacctttttttatatttaatactccatgtgtccaaacattcaatgtggcaggatgaaaagtttttatgtgggaactaaacaggcctatACTAgtcagtactcagcaagctagcTATGAGTAGTAGTCGCTACTACAGATTCAGACATCCACAATCCTTCACGAGTAACTCATCTTTAAAGGATTGAGAAATAGCCGATTAAAATATGGCTACGGAGAATGCTAAGTTTCCTTCAACAAATAGTTTCCTTTTATAAATTGCTATGAGTCGATGTCGCCAttatctttctctcttttccatGTAAGCAAACTTACCCTCTTAACAACTCTAAGAAATCTCTATTTTTTTAgtagtagctatatttatggcgctatattttttaccaaaaaataGTCACcatatatttacattgtaaattcatataaattacatatgtaattttagctTATTAACAATGTAggtcctaaaattacatatgtatttTAGTGTATTAAAAATgtaagtcctaaaattacatatgtaaatcatATGGAAGTGATGGGTAAGTTAGACAAAATGAGTTAGTTGCTCGCATGGTAAGCGTCTTGGTTTGTAATGCTCAGGGCATGAGTATAATTCTG harbors:
- the LOC136354236 gene encoding uncharacterized protein, coding for MAATKRMSYSIAAVLMLLLIMSSTFSCYAELQLKKRWTKKYYSTIATSKAAIDRQEVRVSTTPIRAAIARDQRKDDFEVLVTVEAPKVVAPEKRAPIDLVAVLDVSGSMNKEEFVRGKHMSSRLDLLKIAMKYIIKLVRDADRLAIVSFNHAVVSEYGLTRNSADSRKKLENLVDKLKASGNTDFRPALKKAVEILDGRGKEEKKKRVGFILLLSDGVDQFQYSRINWEKVAKSTDVDHSEVGAMLRKYAVHTFGFSASHDPVPLRQISALSYGLYSFVCKNLDNITEAFARCLGGLRTVVAAEIRVDLKPKSSDKQQQQQPVLIKSIDSGGYESQVIGGGTSGKILIPVLYVDEVKKFIVHLKVPKVSATTVNNQQEILTADGDANSVDGKTVRIKEHKLAIRRPPEVVDQADLRPAPQVVEQVVVFKLLDMVPKTFQQRREDDHKGVKNTKVAVQLLQRNMDEIRRSDAWTDLDVGTRRRIDEQVKEIADHVEKGEGPAYVNSWVSSQEMQRANTMGSPNKVVAGRVRDAGDEDNSGGEEISLRCPQCVELDFVDEHLAYWSNVKRDLLRVLDDAEAAAGLRHGVACFHDLSLGAINQAMYQSVCQAVEQARSLSKY